A genome region from Streptomyces sp. NBC_01296 includes the following:
- a CDS encoding tetratricopeptide repeat protein, which translates to MAAVGAGVAVWAVQSHSAAAPESKSPSVNLKAQEANALLQGALVQADRHDSEGAARTFRRVVELDPRNKLAWYNLGVIAQQDGKAADALVSYDKALKIDPAFTSALFNEAILLKPTEPDRAAGLLKRAVAADPKAATAHLHLGYILADQGRSDEAGGAFRRAALADPSLRSQVPERFREFASPSPTSTPAGSTR; encoded by the coding sequence GTGGCTGCGGTGGGTGCCGGGGTGGCCGTCTGGGCGGTCCAGTCCCATTCGGCAGCCGCCCCGGAATCCAAGAGCCCGTCGGTGAACCTGAAGGCCCAAGAGGCAAATGCGCTGCTGCAAGGCGCCCTTGTGCAGGCGGACCGGCACGACTCCGAAGGGGCCGCCCGTACGTTCCGGCGCGTGGTGGAGCTGGATCCCCGCAACAAGCTCGCCTGGTACAACCTGGGCGTCATCGCGCAGCAGGACGGCAAGGCGGCCGACGCCCTCGTGTCGTACGACAAAGCCCTGAAGATCGACCCGGCGTTCACGTCGGCTCTCTTCAACGAGGCGATCCTGCTGAAGCCGACCGAGCCCGACCGGGCCGCCGGACTCCTGAAGCGCGCCGTCGCCGCCGATCCGAAGGCGGCCACGGCCCATCTGCACCTCGGATACATCCTGGCGGACCAGGGACGTTCCGACGAGGCCGGCGGCGCGTTCCGTCGCGCCGCCCTGGCCGATCCCTCGCTCCGCTCCCAAGTACCGGAGCGGTTCCGGGAATTCGCAAGCCCCTCACCGACATCGACCCCAGCAGGGAGCACCAGATGA
- a CDS encoding alpha/beta fold hydrolase has product MLFTDRDDAGRRLGTALRIYAADGPVVLGLPRGGVPVAFHVAHALGAPLDVIVVRKLGVPYQPELAFGAIGEGGVRVISDDIVRRGRLSPQDIASVERAEQAELTRRAARYRAGRPQQDLHGRTVIVVDDGIATGATAAAACQVVRAQGATRVVMAAPVAPPEALTRVAAVADEVVCLSTPPGFSSVGQWYRDFSQTPDEEVVSLLTQAVRQPPATTEDVSVPAAGLHLPGDLTLPPAAQAVVVFAHGSGSSRHSPRNRQVASSLNRAGLGTLLFDLLTPGEEADRANVFDIGTLAARLAEATGWLATRTSAPVAYFGASTGAAAALAAAASPDSPVYAVVSRGGRPDLAGHHLAAVRAPTLLVVGSEDSLVLTLNRAAQARLRCENRLEVVEGATHLFEEPGALHEVSVLAERWFTTHRPSAPMR; this is encoded by the coding sequence ATGCTCTTCACGGACCGCGACGACGCAGGACGAAGGCTCGGTACGGCGCTGCGGATTTACGCGGCGGACGGGCCCGTCGTCCTGGGGCTGCCCCGGGGCGGGGTCCCGGTGGCCTTCCACGTGGCGCACGCCCTCGGGGCCCCGCTCGACGTGATCGTCGTCCGCAAGCTCGGGGTCCCGTACCAGCCCGAGCTGGCGTTCGGCGCGATCGGCGAAGGCGGCGTACGCGTGATCAGCGACGACATCGTCCGCCGCGGCCGGCTCAGCCCGCAGGACATCGCCTCCGTCGAGCGGGCGGAGCAGGCGGAACTGACCCGCCGGGCCGCCCGCTACCGCGCGGGCCGGCCGCAGCAGGACCTCCACGGCCGGACGGTGATCGTCGTGGACGACGGCATCGCGACCGGTGCCACCGCCGCGGCCGCCTGCCAGGTCGTACGGGCGCAGGGCGCGACCCGGGTCGTCATGGCCGCCCCCGTGGCCCCGCCGGAGGCGCTGACCCGGGTGGCCGCGGTGGCCGACGAGGTGGTCTGCCTCTCCACACCGCCGGGCTTCTCCTCGGTCGGCCAGTGGTACCGGGACTTCTCCCAGACCCCGGACGAGGAGGTCGTCTCCCTCCTCACGCAGGCCGTACGGCAGCCCCCGGCCACCACGGAGGACGTCTCCGTCCCCGCGGCAGGACTGCACCTCCCCGGCGACCTGACCCTCCCGCCGGCCGCGCAGGCCGTGGTCGTGTTCGCGCACGGCTCGGGCAGCAGCCGCCACAGCCCCCGCAACCGCCAGGTGGCCAGTTCCCTGAACCGGGCCGGCCTGGGCACCCTGCTGTTCGACCTGCTCACCCCGGGCGAGGAGGCGGACCGCGCCAACGTCTTCGACATCGGGACCCTGGCCGCCCGCCTCGCCGAAGCCACCGGCTGGCTCGCGACCCGCACCTCGGCCCCGGTCGCCTACTTCGGCGCGAGCACGGGTGCAGCAGCCGCCCTCGCCGCGGCCGCGTCCCCGGATTCACCCGTGTACGCGGTGGTCTCCCGCGGCGGCCGCCCGGACCTGGCGGGTCATCACCTCGCCGCCGTCCGGGCCCCCACCCTCCTCGTGGTCGGCTCGGAGGACTCCCTCGTCCTCACCCTCAACCGCGCGGCGCAGGCCCGGCTGCGCTGCGAGAACCGCCTGGAGGTCGTCGAGGGAGCCACCCACCTCTTCGAGGAACCGGGAGCCCTCCACGAGGTGTCCGTCCTCGCCGAGCGGTGGTTTACCACCCACCGGCCGAGTGCCCCCATGCGCTGA
- a CDS encoding plasmid stabilization protein yields MPRGSSPERERQYEHIKESAEQRGESEQRAKEIAARTVNKERARAGESKTASKLSLEDMSSSRRGGLHSHSGAQGPTYEQLYAEARRRNIRGRSDMNKTQLKRALGT; encoded by the coding sequence ATGCCCCGCGGATCTTCACCCGAACGAGAACGCCAGTACGAGCACATCAAGGAGAGCGCCGAGCAGCGCGGCGAGTCCGAGCAGCGGGCCAAGGAGATCGCCGCCCGGACCGTCAACAAGGAACGGGCCCGGGCCGGCGAGTCCAAGACCGCGAGCAAGTTGTCTCTGGAGGACATGTCCTCCAGTCGGCGCGGCGGCCTGCACTCCCATTCGGGCGCGCAGGGGCCGACGTACGAACAGCTCTACGCGGAGGCCAGGCGCCGCAACATCCGCGGGCGCTCCGACATGAACAAGACGCAGCTCAAGCGCGCACTCGGCACCTGA
- the nrtL gene encoding ArgS-related anticodon-binding protein NrtL: protein MIPADLSRTVVRAVRCAVEEGELPAEAGVPERVVVERTRPGGVGDYATPVAFQVAKTAGRPPLDVAGVLARRLGAVPGIERVEVTGPGFLNFVMDRTPADVLVREVQARGLRYGFTPDTELRARVVREAVLRIELSQGRTGAAPVKAAPVARRDGDVVAAYGADAAGWAMLAVAPHETPAFDERLLVQDESNEFFRVRYAHARSRALSRNAARLGFRSGPGDVEGAERLVSVLADYPLVLEAAAHRRAPEQLVRFLVRAADELLDFQHCVLPEGDEKPSAAHRARLALAEAAGTVLAGGLALLGMDAPDCL, encoded by the coding sequence GTGATCCCCGCCGACCTCTCCCGTACCGTCGTACGCGCCGTGCGCTGCGCCGTCGAGGAGGGGGAGCTGCCCGCCGAGGCGGGTGTGCCCGAGCGGGTCGTCGTCGAGCGGACCCGCCCCGGCGGGGTGGGGGACTACGCGACCCCCGTGGCCTTCCAGGTCGCCAAGACGGCCGGACGCCCGCCCCTCGACGTCGCCGGTGTGCTGGCCCGGCGGCTCGGCGCCGTTCCCGGCATCGAGCGCGTCGAGGTCACCGGTCCCGGATTCCTCAACTTCGTGATGGACCGCACGCCCGCCGACGTACTCGTACGCGAAGTACAGGCGCGCGGGCTGCGGTACGGGTTCACCCCCGACACCGAACTGCGGGCGCGCGTCGTGCGCGAAGCCGTCCTGCGGATCGAGCTCAGCCAGGGCCGGACCGGCGCCGCCCCCGTCAAGGCCGCGCCCGTGGCCCGGCGGGACGGCGACGTCGTCGCCGCGTACGGGGCCGACGCCGCCGGCTGGGCCATGCTCGCCGTCGCGCCGCACGAGACCCCCGCCTTCGACGAGCGGCTGCTCGTGCAGGACGAGTCCAACGAGTTCTTCCGCGTGCGGTACGCCCACGCGCGGAGCCGGGCCCTGTCGCGCAACGCCGCCCGGCTCGGGTTCCGGAGCGGGCCCGGTGACGTCGAGGGCGCCGAACGGCTGGTGAGCGTCCTCGCCGACTACCCCCTCGTACTCGAAGCCGCCGCGCACCGGCGGGCGCCGGAACAGCTCGTCCGGTTCCTCGTCCGCGCCGCCGACGAGCTGCTCGATTTCCAGCACTGCGTCCTGCCCGAGGGGGACGAGAAACCCTCGGCCGCCCACCGTGCCCGGCTGGCTCTTGCCGAAGCCGCCGGGACGGTGCTGGCCGGTGGCCTGGCCCTGCTCGGCATGGACGCACCTGACTGCCTGTGA
- a CDS encoding response regulator: MSGASGRVLVVDDNKVIRQLIKVNLELEGFEVVTANDGAECLDIVHRVCPDVITLDVVMPRLDGFGTAAQLRADPRTRHVPVAIVSACTHHEVEAGIEAGVDAFLAKPFEPAELVRVVRRLIERKDRRERKGAPAGRGRG; encoded by the coding sequence GTGTCAGGCGCCTCGGGCCGGGTGCTTGTTGTCGACGACAACAAGGTCATCCGGCAGCTGATCAAGGTCAATCTCGAGCTGGAGGGCTTCGAGGTAGTGACCGCGAACGATGGTGCCGAGTGTCTGGACATCGTGCACCGCGTGTGCCCCGACGTGATCACCCTTGATGTGGTCATGCCCCGGCTGGACGGGTTCGGGACGGCCGCCCAGCTGCGCGCCGATCCGCGGACGCGGCACGTGCCCGTCGCCATCGTCAGCGCCTGTACGCATCACGAGGTGGAGGCCGGGATCGAGGCCGGGGTCGATGCGTTCCTCGCCAAGCCCTTCGAGCCCGCCGAGCTCGTACGGGTCGTACGCCGGCTCATCGAGCGCAAGGACCGGCGGGAGCGGAAGGGAGCCCCCGCGGGGCGGGGGAGAGGGTAG
- a CDS encoding homoserine dehydrogenase, whose protein sequence is MMRTRPLKVALLGCGVVGSEVARIMTTHADDLAQRIGAPVELAGVAVRRPSKVREGIDPALVTTDATALLKRGDIDVAIEVIGGIEPARTLITTAFEHGISVVSANKALLAQDGAALHAAAEQHGLDLYYEAAVAGAIPLVRPMRESLAGDKINRVMGIVNGTTNFILDKMDSTGAGYQEALDEATALGYAEADPTADVEGYDAAAKAAILAGIAFHTRVRLDDVYREGMTEVSAADFASAKRMGCTIKLLAILERAADGQSVTARVHPAMIPLSHPLASVREAYNAVFVEAEAAGRLMFYGPGAGGSPTASAVLGDLVAVCRNKLAEATGPGESAYTQLPVSPMGDVVTRYHISLDVADKPGVLAQVATTFAEHGVSIDTVRQQGRPDGVGNEASLVVVTHRAPDAALSGTVEALRKLDTVRGVASIMRVEGE, encoded by the coding sequence ATGATGCGTACGCGTCCGCTGAAGGTGGCGCTGCTGGGCTGTGGAGTGGTCGGCTCAGAGGTGGCGCGCATCATGACGACGCACGCCGACGACCTCGCGCAGAGGATCGGCGCGCCCGTCGAGCTCGCCGGCGTGGCCGTGCGCCGTCCCTCCAAGGTGCGCGAGGGCATCGACCCGGCGCTGGTCACCACCGATGCGACCGCCCTCCTCAAACGCGGCGACATCGACGTCGCCATCGAGGTCATCGGCGGCATCGAGCCCGCCCGCACCCTCATCACCACCGCCTTCGAGCACGGCATCTCCGTCGTCTCGGCGAACAAGGCGCTGCTCGCCCAGGACGGCGCCGCCCTGCACGCCGCAGCCGAGCAGCACGGGCTGGACCTCTACTACGAGGCCGCCGTCGCCGGCGCCATCCCGCTGGTCCGCCCGATGCGCGAGTCCCTCGCCGGCGACAAGATCAACCGGGTGATGGGCATCGTCAACGGCACCACGAACTTCATCCTCGACAAGATGGACTCCACCGGCGCCGGGTACCAGGAGGCGCTCGACGAGGCCACCGCCCTCGGGTACGCCGAGGCCGACCCGACCGCCGACGTCGAGGGCTACGACGCCGCCGCCAAGGCCGCGATCCTGGCCGGCATCGCCTTCCACACCCGGGTCCGCCTCGACGACGTCTACCGCGAGGGCATGACCGAGGTCAGCGCCGCGGACTTCGCCTCCGCCAAGCGCATGGGCTGCACCATCAAGCTCCTCGCGATCCTGGAGCGCGCCGCGGACGGGCAGTCCGTCACTGCTCGAGTGCACCCGGCGATGATTCCGCTCAGCCACCCGCTGGCGTCCGTCCGCGAGGCGTACAACGCCGTCTTCGTCGAGGCCGAGGCCGCCGGGCGGCTCATGTTCTACGGGCCCGGCGCGGGCGGTTCTCCGACCGCCTCGGCGGTCCTGGGCGACCTCGTCGCCGTCTGCCGCAACAAGCTCGCCGAGGCAACGGGGCCCGGCGAGTCGGCGTACACCCAGCTGCCGGTCAGCCCCATGGGCGACGTCGTCACGCGGTACCACATCAGCCTCGATGTGGCCGACAAGCCGGGCGTCCTCGCCCAGGTGGCGACGACGTTCGCGGAGCACGGTGTCTCGATCGATACCGTACGACAGCAAGGACGTCCGGACGGGGTCGGCAACGAAGCCTCCCTCGTCGTCGTCACCCACCGCGCACCCGACGCCGCCCTCTCCGGGACCGTCGAGGCGCTGCGGAAGCTGGACACCGTGCGCGGTGTCGCCAGCATCATGCGTGTTGAAGGGGAGTAA
- a CDS encoding ATP-dependent DNA ligase — MATRDFGVSHETHRSLENDGHRLVVVRTAEDVVLQARSGRIVTAAFPDLAAAARQLPAETVLDGEVVVWHGGRTDFALVQRRAAATAARAAVLAQSLPASYAAFDVLELAGLDLRGRTYERRRALLVDLLLPLGPPLQPVPMTTDPELAATWYETLPASGIEGLVVKRLDQTYPAGRRGWQKLRHTQVRDAAVVGYTGTPRRPLALVLVLPVGDGTPLVSSPLTAALRADVAAALASREAPAAGATRAGAPAGGATVTAIGLGEVPFRPLDPPLAAEVRHPSTARHPPPEVLRLRTDL, encoded by the coding sequence ATGGCGACACGAGACTTCGGTGTGTCTCATGAGACACACCGAAGTCTGGAGAACGACGGCCACCGCCTCGTGGTGGTGCGCACCGCCGAGGACGTCGTACTGCAGGCGCGCTCCGGCCGCATCGTGACCGCAGCCTTCCCCGATCTGGCCGCCGCGGCCCGGCAGTTGCCCGCCGAGACCGTCCTCGACGGCGAGGTCGTGGTCTGGCACGGGGGCCGTACGGACTTCGCGCTCGTCCAGCGGCGGGCGGCGGCCACGGCCGCGCGGGCCGCCGTACTCGCCCAGAGCCTGCCGGCCTCGTACGCGGCGTTCGACGTGCTGGAACTGGCCGGGCTGGACCTGCGCGGACGCACGTACGAGCGGCGCCGCGCGCTCCTCGTCGACCTGCTGCTCCCGCTGGGCCCGCCGCTGCAGCCGGTCCCGATGACGACCGACCCGGAACTGGCCGCCACCTGGTACGAGACGCTGCCCGCCAGCGGGATCGAGGGCCTGGTCGTCAAACGGCTCGACCAGACGTACCCGGCGGGCCGGCGCGGCTGGCAGAAGCTCCGACACACGCAGGTGCGGGACGCGGCGGTGGTCGGCTACACCGGAACCCCGCGGCGCCCCCTCGCGCTGGTCCTGGTGCTGCCGGTCGGGGACGGGACCCCGCTGGTGTCGAGCCCGCTGACGGCCGCGCTGCGGGCGGACGTGGCGGCGGCGCTGGCCTCGCGCGAAGCCCCTGCCGCCGGGGCCACCCGGGCCGGGGCGCCGGCCGGCGGGGCCACGGTGACCGCGATCGGACTCGGCGAGGTCCCGTTCCGCCCGCTCGACCCGCCGCTCGCGGCGGAGGTCCGGCACCCCTCGACCGCCCGGCACCCGCCGCCCGAGGTGCTCAGGCTGCGGACGGACCTCTGA
- a CDS encoding glycosyltransferase, translated as MTSTATPRFSVFTPSHRPRFLDECLATLQAQTCPDWEWVVLLNNGARWRPEQPDERVRVEIADELRGVGAAKRRACELARGEILVELDHDDLLAKSCLAELATAFDENPEAVFVYSNTAQITEDGARDDSRWDEACGWQYEEVDVDGRKLQQIVSMAPTPHNVAYIWYAPNHVRAFRKDAYEQAGGYDAGRTVLDDQDLMCRLFHIGDFHHVNRCLYLQRVHPANTQSDPEINAHIQRETVVLYDKYIEANALAWTHRRGLLALDLGAAHRKPPGYLGVDQYPGKGVDIVATLPGKLDLPDGSVGLMRAVDFLEHVPAKVPLINEMYRLLAPGGMLLTMTPSSDGRGAYQDPTHVAYYNENSFWYYTDDQYRTFVPSIEARFQSSRLVTYFPSEWHSKNDISYVVANLIAMKDGAARCGGLLLV; from the coding sequence ATGACGTCGACCGCGACCCCGAGGTTCTCCGTTTTCACCCCCAGCCACCGGCCTCGTTTCCTCGACGAGTGCCTGGCGACGCTGCAGGCGCAGACCTGTCCGGACTGGGAGTGGGTCGTCCTGCTCAACAACGGCGCCCGGTGGCGGCCGGAGCAACCCGACGAGAGGGTCCGCGTGGAGATCGCGGACGAGCTCCGGGGCGTCGGGGCCGCGAAGCGCAGGGCCTGCGAACTGGCGCGCGGCGAGATCCTCGTGGAACTCGACCACGACGACCTGCTGGCGAAGTCGTGTCTGGCGGAGCTCGCCACGGCGTTCGACGAGAACCCCGAGGCCGTCTTCGTCTACAGCAACACCGCGCAGATCACCGAGGACGGGGCCCGGGACGACTCGCGGTGGGACGAGGCCTGCGGCTGGCAGTACGAGGAGGTGGACGTCGACGGCCGCAAGCTCCAGCAGATCGTCTCCATGGCGCCGACCCCGCACAACGTCGCCTACATCTGGTACGCACCCAACCACGTGCGGGCCTTCCGCAAGGACGCCTACGAGCAGGCCGGCGGGTACGACGCCGGCCGTACGGTCCTGGACGACCAGGACCTGATGTGCCGCCTGTTCCACATCGGCGACTTCCACCACGTCAACCGCTGCCTGTACCTCCAGCGGGTGCACCCCGCGAACACCCAGAGCGACCCGGAGATCAACGCGCACATCCAGCGCGAGACGGTCGTCCTGTACGACAAGTACATCGAGGCGAACGCCCTCGCCTGGACCCACCGGCGCGGGCTGCTCGCGCTGGACCTCGGCGCGGCCCACCGCAAGCCCCCCGGCTACCTCGGCGTGGACCAGTACCCGGGCAAGGGCGTCGACATCGTCGCGACGCTGCCCGGGAAGCTGGACCTGCCCGACGGCTCCGTCGGCCTGATGCGGGCGGTGGACTTCCTCGAGCACGTGCCCGCGAAGGTGCCGCTGATCAACGAGATGTACCGGCTGCTGGCGCCCGGCGGGATGCTCCTCACCATGACGCCCAGCTCGGACGGCCGCGGCGCCTACCAGGACCCGACCCACGTGGCGTACTACAACGAGAACTCGTTCTGGTACTACACCGACGATCAGTACCGCACCTTCGTGCCCAGCATCGAGGCCCGGTTCCAGTCCTCGCGGCTGGTCACCTACTTCCCGAGCGAATGGCACTCCAAGAACGACATCTCGTACGTGGTCGCCAACCTCATCGCGATGAAGGACGGCGCGGCGCGGTGCGGCGGGCTGCTGCTGGTCTGA
- a CDS encoding DUF6479 family protein codes for MDVTLSLDQTLAHIAWFLVVGIAVVGFLLGAFKLGQRVRAKEPPPPTAESQPHLPDGGAVYEVREERDQVEIPEGGLRPHEMQGYGNFGSTTSSHPEDVRAERESGYRNPPQYPGPQQPPHGEPPVYKPSGNA; via the coding sequence ATGGACGTGACCTTGAGTCTGGACCAGACGCTGGCCCACATCGCGTGGTTCCTGGTCGTCGGGATTGCCGTGGTCGGCTTCCTGCTCGGCGCCTTCAAGCTGGGCCAGCGGGTCCGGGCCAAGGAGCCCCCGCCACCGACCGCCGAGAGCCAGCCCCACCTGCCGGACGGTGGCGCGGTCTACGAGGTGCGCGAGGAACGCGATCAGGTGGAGATCCCCGAGGGCGGGCTGCGCCCGCACGAAATGCAGGGCTACGGGAACTTCGGCTCCACCACCTCCAGCCATCCCGAGGACGTCAGGGCCGAGCGCGAGTCCGGGTACCGCAACCCGCCGCAGTACCCGGGGCCGCAGCAGCCCCCGCACGGTGAGCCTCCGGTGTACAAGCCGAGCGGGAACGCCTGA
- a CDS encoding XdhC family protein, producing MRELVETARQWVAEGRAGFLARPVAEQGFGPRDPAGALLVDARGECVGALYHGVFDAELVAEAGAMAAGATARVCDVSVGADEAALAKLTCGGRAEILLQPLSAVPAEWWDLLGEGAGVALVTRLDEQAGQALSEVVRAVDLPANDAERRAGELLATRRPGRDALYGEHGLVFVEAYPSAPYVVIGGGGELAEIIEAQALLLGWGAGLVGSVAEAEKLLAARRDAACLVMLSHDPEFDVPTVRSALALGIPYVGALGSRKTTARRREGLIASGVSEADLARVHGPIGLDLGARTPAETALAICAEILAVLGGYEVRALRDSDGPLR from the coding sequence ATGCGTGAGCTGGTGGAGACGGCGCGGCAGTGGGTGGCCGAGGGGCGGGCCGGGTTCCTGGCCCGGCCGGTGGCCGAGCAGGGGTTCGGGCCGCGGGATCCCGCCGGGGCCCTGCTCGTCGATGCGCGGGGGGAATGCGTCGGGGCCCTGTACCACGGGGTCTTCGACGCCGAGCTGGTGGCGGAGGCCGGAGCCATGGCCGCCGGGGCCACCGCCCGGGTGTGCGACGTCTCGGTGGGGGCCGACGAGGCGGCCCTGGCGAAGCTGACCTGCGGCGGGCGGGCCGAGATCCTGCTGCAGCCGCTGTCGGCCGTACCCGCCGAGTGGTGGGACCTGCTCGGCGAGGGCGCCGGGGTGGCGCTCGTGACCCGGCTCGACGAGCAGGCGGGGCAGGCCCTGAGCGAGGTCGTACGGGCCGTCGACCTGCCCGCCAACGACGCCGAGCGGCGGGCCGGCGAGCTGCTGGCCACGCGCCGGCCGGGGCGGGACGCGCTGTACGGGGAGCACGGGCTGGTGTTCGTGGAGGCGTACCCGTCCGCGCCGTACGTGGTCATCGGCGGGGGCGGCGAGCTCGCCGAGATCATCGAGGCGCAGGCCCTGCTGCTCGGGTGGGGCGCAGGCCTCGTCGGCTCGGTCGCGGAGGCCGAGAAGCTGCTGGCCGCGCGCCGGGACGCCGCCTGCCTGGTGATGCTGAGCCACGACCCGGAGTTCGACGTGCCGACCGTACGCAGCGCGCTCGCGCTCGGGATTCCGTACGTCGGCGCCCTCGGGTCCCGCAAGACCACCGCGCGGCGGCGCGAGGGGCTGATCGCCTCCGGTGTGTCCGAGGCGGACCTGGCGCGGGTGCACGGGCCGATCGGCCTGGACCTGGGGGCCCGGACACCCGCGGAGACGGCGCTGGCCATCTGCGCGGAGATCCTGGCCGTGCTCGGGGGCTACGAGGTCCGGGCGCTGCGGGACTCCGACGGGCCGCTGCGCTAG
- the lysA gene encoding diaminopimelate decarboxylase, with protein MSRSAHPAGPRHADVLPEGHYSPPPADLNALDEKVWARTVRRNADGVVTVGGIPVTALAEEFGTPAYFLDEEDFRARCRAWAHAFGPDADVFYAGKAFLSKAVVKWLQEEGLNLDVCSGGELATALAAKMPAGRIAFHGNNKSAREITRAVEAGVGRIVLDSFQEIARVAHIARELGVRQPVQIRVTVGVEAHTHEFIATAHEDQKFGIAVADGSAAEAVRRALGHDSLELLGVHSHIGSQIFDMAGFEVSAKRVVRLLAAVRDEHGVELPEIDLGGGLGIAYTSSDDPREPHEIAKALREIVARECESAGLRAPRISVEPGRAIVGPTAFTLYEVGTIKPLEGLRTYVSVDGGMSDNIRTALYDAEYAVTLVSRVSDAEPMLVRVVGKHCESGDIVVKDAFLPADLAPGDLLAVPATGAYCRSMASNYNHALRPPVVAVRDGEARVIVRRETEEDLLRLDLG; from the coding sequence ATGAGCCGTTCCGCGCACCCCGCCGGGCCCCGCCACGCCGACGTCCTGCCCGAAGGGCACTACTCCCCGCCGCCCGCCGACCTCAACGCGCTCGACGAGAAGGTCTGGGCCCGGACCGTACGACGGAACGCCGACGGTGTCGTGACGGTGGGCGGCATCCCCGTCACCGCCCTCGCCGAGGAGTTCGGGACGCCCGCGTACTTCCTCGACGAGGAGGACTTCCGGGCCCGGTGCCGCGCCTGGGCGCACGCCTTCGGGCCGGACGCCGACGTCTTCTACGCCGGGAAGGCGTTCCTCTCCAAGGCCGTCGTGAAGTGGCTGCAGGAAGAGGGGCTGAACCTCGACGTGTGCTCCGGCGGGGAGCTGGCCACCGCGCTCGCCGCCAAGATGCCCGCCGGGCGGATCGCCTTCCACGGCAACAACAAGTCCGCCCGGGAGATCACCCGGGCCGTCGAGGCCGGGGTCGGTCGCATCGTGCTCGACTCCTTCCAGGAGATCGCTCGAGTCGCGCACATCGCCCGTGAGCTCGGCGTGCGCCAGCCCGTCCAGATCCGCGTGACCGTCGGCGTCGAGGCGCACACGCACGAGTTCATCGCGACCGCGCACGAGGACCAGAAGTTCGGCATCGCCGTCGCCGACGGCAGCGCGGCGGAGGCCGTCCGCCGCGCGCTCGGGCACGACAGCCTCGAGCTGCTCGGCGTCCACTCCCACATCGGCTCGCAGATCTTCGACATGGCCGGCTTCGAGGTGTCCGCCAAGCGGGTGGTCCGGCTGCTGGCCGCCGTACGCGACGAGCACGGCGTCGAGCTGCCCGAGATCGACCTCGGCGGCGGCCTCGGCATCGCGTACACCTCCTCCGACGACCCGCGCGAGCCCCACGAGATCGCCAAGGCCCTGCGCGAGATCGTCGCCCGCGAATGCGAGTCCGCCGGGCTGCGCGCGCCCCGCATCTCCGTCGAGCCCGGCCGGGCCATCGTCGGGCCCACGGCCTTCACGCTGTACGAGGTCGGCACGATCAAGCCGCTCGAGGGGCTGCGTACGTACGTCTCCGTCGACGGCGGCATGTCCGACAACATCCGCACCGCCCTCTACGACGCCGAGTACGCGGTGACCCTCGTCTCCCGCGTCTCCGACGCCGAGCCCATGCTCGTCCGCGTCGTCGGCAAGCACTGCGAGAGCGGTGACATCGTGGTGAAGGACGCCTTCCTGCCGGCCGACCTGGCCCCGGGGGACCTCCTCGCCGTACCCGCCACCGGGGCGTACTGCCGCTCCATGGCCAGCAACTACAACCACGCGCTGCGGCCGCCCGTCGTGGCCGTGCGCGACGGGGAGGCCCGAGTGATCGTGCGGCGCGAGACGGAGGAAGATCTCCTGCGTCTCGACCTTGGATGA